One Vicia villosa cultivar HV-30 ecotype Madison, WI linkage group LG5, Vvil1.0, whole genome shotgun sequence genomic window, GCACCGGCCATAATATTCCCTTGCTGGTATTGAGGGACCAAAGTCCTGAACAATGTCCTGACATCTTTTCAGACATTGTCTACCTTCTCTTATACTCTCAAGACTTCTTCAATCAAGCAGTAGATGGTTCAATAAAGCCATCTCGTGACCTGAAGTAAAACACCAGGCCTTCTACAGGTCACTATTCTATACTCAACTAGAACTCGTGACAAAGCCCAAGGAGACAAGATATCATGTGAGACATCTCCCATGCTATAAACTAACCTTTATTTAGTCGTACTtaaaatagaagagaaaaataaattctcttaTGCACAATGCTTTCCCTCAGAGTGTTCCAAAGAGGTTAGAGCACACATGATTCACCCAACCAGCTTCTTATAACTAGAACCACACCTGTCCTCCCAAGAACACAACAGCACCCAGAACACAATGTCTGATAGTCCTTATGTCATGACATGTTATCTGACATCAAACCTCACACGAGATACATCATCTCCACACGCTTCACTAGAATACAAGATCTCAAGGACTGTACCATTAGGGAAAAAATCCAATTACAAGACTTAACTTCCCCTGTCTTGGACAACCACTGCTCCTCTTTTGCTGAACACACTTTTATCACGTGAGATCAATCTTAGTCTTCCTTCAACCCACTAATCGCCCGGGCCTAGTTGCTAAACAACGACATAGCTGATCTATACTCATAGGCATGACTTTATGGATGAAAAGATGTTATATATCCTGTGTTTGACATACACTTTCAGCTGCTTCATACACAAGTTGACCATTTAGAGAAGTAAACTCTTAACTACTTTCTGAaccataatatttataatatagaCTTGTACACAATATTCAGACAAATACTCATCTCCCTACAAAGTATTTGCAATCAGTCATATGCATAACTTCATCAGATTACCACAATCTGGTCTTGTATCAGAAAAAATCATCTCAGACCACTTCATTTGATACTTTTACCTTGTACCTATTAGCAATGTTGGTATAAGAGGGTTCTATAATCACTCTAATATAGATATGGTCAGACCATTTTCCTCCTTTACACAGAGCTTATGCAGCTTGGAAGTCATTCATTTAGGTTATTCAAGAAGATTCCAATGGAATACACCCTCTGTAGCTTCTTCTGGATGATTTATGAACACCATAATATTAGCAAAAGAAATACACTCCCATGCAGTTATCTAGAACACAATGTTTAGACTGCAATCCTGCATCTAATCATTTGTCAATACACAACTCCCTTTGTTAGGAAAGATGTCTAGCATACATGATCCGACATTATTCATGTACACAACTTCCTAAAGCAAACTCTTCCATCGACATGGTCTCCTGAGATGATGTTCCAACATTACTTTTGATATCATTCATGATCacaggattgcataatattctccaAATATTGTGCATCTGTAACAAGTTAAACAAAATCCAAAAGGCCCAGCTTTACGCTTAGTCACGATGTCAAATGGATCCTGCAAAGGACATCTCTCTTCGACATGTTATACCAGTTGCAGTTGATAGAACATCTTTTTCAACATAATATTCAACCTTTAAATTATGAAGGTTGAAACATTTTATCTAACATGTTGTctagttttttttactaaaattaatgccaaTCATACAACCTTAGAGAATCAAcataatcaaaataattattttctcaactataCTCATCAAAAGCATCAAGCAATATCAATATTCAACAAGGCATACTCATAGTGTTCACAATTAACTCTAATAACTATTATTTAAAGATTAAGGGTTACATACATAGCTTTATCTCCCTCAAGAACAACTCTAAACTCAAATAATTTAATTCTCAAACTCAACTTTATACACATCAACTTCAACTTTGAATACctcaataattcaattaattaattttctcataaaaacttAACAAGCACTACCAAACAACATCAAATAGACCTCGACAATAGAATTTGCTCGAAAAATAGATTCAAATGACCAAAAACAGGTCAAACAGGGGATGACACTCATCACCCCAAACCACCACCtttctctctctcactcaaaATCTTCACCACTGTGACGTTCGAGTAAGGAGCCCATTCCTGGAACCATGACGGTCGGCCCTCCAGCCTTCCCAACACACTAACGGTTGGCTTGTCACGAAGGTGATGCCCATCATTGCTGTGCCGAATGCAAAATTCTGCGTTTTCACCATTGGAGCACTTTCAAAGTTATGATTTTGATTCCAGAACCCCCAAGACTCAGAACAATTTATCAATTAACAGTTATACAACAATTATCACCTCAAATATCCATAAAATAATCATTTATTCCACCAATTGATCATATAGCCTTCACCATGTTCTTCATATCACAACATATCAACATGAACACATAAACTCAGAATTGCGCATACAATTTCACATGAATTTCAGTAAATAACACAACATAATAACAACATCACAACACAATGATCTGGAGAGGTTTACAGAACCATCTCAAGAACTAAAGCCTCATTAGTggaggaaagaaaaagaaacaaggaATAGGGTAAGGATCCCTCTCCATCCTTTATGCCATAAACACCCATAGATGAATAGTTCTCCCTTACTTCAAATTGCAGCAAGGTCTCATGTTTTGGCTAGGAAGTTATTCTCTAACCTTTGTTCTCCCAGGGTTTTGCCTCTTTCTCTACTTAGCTTCTTCTCACAAAACTTCACGTACTAACAAAAAGCTCCACTCACTATTCCATTTAAAATAAACctaattttcattttaaataattcCACACTTTCCCCTAACTCTCCTTTATTCCATCTTgttattctaattttaattaatttctagTTTTCTCCCCAAAATCACAAACTCTCTATTTTCTCTattattcttaattaattttaatagtaaTCTAATTCTTAATAAAAATTAACCACCCCATAATTATAAtacttatataattaaataaaagcacatcaaaattcaaataattatttaaaatattaaaataataataataatattaaaattaaaattggggtgttacaactctccccccacTTAAAGAATTTCCTCCCTCGAAAATTATCTGAACGAAACTACTCTGGATACAACccccttcatctggctctctagctcccacgtCACGCTTATTTGGAAACCCCTCCCCGCACTACCTTCACCAGAGCAATCTTTTTACCTCTCAAGTGTTTTACTTCTCGATCCTTAATCCGCAAGAGTGATATCTCAACAGTCAAGTTATCTCTTACTTGCGTATCATCCAAGGGAATCATATGAGAAGGATCAAGAATATACTTCTAAAGCTGAGACACATGAACGAAACTATGAAGGTTAGAAATAGACAGTGGTAAGGAAACTCGATAGGAAACAACTCCGATTCTTTGGagaatctgataaggaccaatgaaaagATGAGTAAGCTTTTGAGACTTCAATGCATGACCAGCACATGTCATTAGAGTAACTCTCAAAAACACATGGTtgccttcttgaaactcaagagtcTTCCTCCACTTATCATGATTCCTCTTCTGTCTGATTTGTGATGCCTTCGTCttttcttgaatcatcttaacCTTCTCAATAGTCTGTTGAACAATCTCTGGTTCAAGCACAACACTTTCATTAGATTCATACCAACGCAAAGGTGTCCTACACCTTCTatcatacaaagcttcaaacagtGACATTCCAATACTATAATGGTAACtgttgttataagtaaactcAATCAACGATAAGTAACTGTCCTAAGCACCTCCTTGCTCTAAAACACAAGCTCTCAATAGATCTTCCAaagactgaatagtcctctctaTGTGAACGTCTGTCTATAGATAGTaggcagaactcaacctcaacttggTTCCCAAGAGTTCCTGCAAGCTCTCCCAAAACCTTGACATGAACTTTAATTCTCTATTTGAAACAATATTAGACGGAATCCTATGCAACTTCACTATCATACTGATGTAGATCTATGCTAACTTCTGCAATGGATAATTGATTTTTATCAGAATAAAATGAGCCGACTTTGCCAATCTATCCACAACAACCCAAATTGAATCACTTCCTTGAGCGGTATTCGGAAAACCTGCCACAAAATTCATAAAGATATTATCCCAATTCCATTCATGAATACTCAACTATTGCATCAATGCATACGACTTCTGATGCTTAGTCTTCAACTTCTagaaagtcaaacaagcataaacaaactatGCAACATCCTTCTTCAAACCtggccaccaaaacattttcttAATATCTTGATACTTCTTAGTGACTTcaagatgaatactcaaactgctccTGTGACTCTCTTCCATAATCTTCTTTCTAAGTTTTGGTACATCAGGATTACAAACTCTATCCCAAGACTTCATGATCCCATTCTCATCAACTATGAAGTCTACTTGATTAATTAATACCAAGCAATTAATTAATCACAGATCTAACTTCTACCCTTTTTTATTTCTTCCAGCACACTCCTCGTCAACTTTAGCATACCCAAATGCAAACTTTTTGGCGTTACCTCACACACCAAGATAAGATCTCGGAACTGCTCAATGAAATCCAACTCTCTAGCCATCAATGCCgatatatgcaaggacttcctactcaacacATCTTCAACCACATTAGTTTTACCATAATGGTAACTTAACTTAAAATCGTAGTCCTTCAGAAGTTCCAGCAACCTCCTTTTCCTCATATTCAATTCTTTctaatcaaacaaatacttcataCTTTTATGATCTTTGAACGCCTCAAACCATACAGATAATGGCTCCACAATTTCAGCGCAAATactacagctgccaactctaaatcattgGTGGGATAATTCCTGTCATGAGTCTTGATTTATTTCAAAGCATGAGCCATAACTCAATATTTCTACATAAGCACACAACCTAAGCTCATCTTAAACACATTACAATACAGAACAAAAGATTCACTCGCATTTGGTAAGATCAAAACTGGCGCCAACATCAATATATTCTTTAAATCTTGAAAAATTTCGTCACACTGAACATCCCACACATAAGCTTGACTCTATCTAGTCAATTGAATCAAAGGCAAAGCCACCTTCTAAAAGCCTTAAATAAATCTTCTATAGTAACCATCTAAACCCAAAAAACTTATAATCTTTGTAACTAACTTAGGAATCTCCCACTATAACACGATGCATACCTTATACGGATCAACGATTATCCTTCCACAAGAGATCACATGAACAATgaaactcacttccttcaaccataattcacacttggataacttatCT contains:
- the LOC131604607 gene encoding uncharacterized protein LOC131604607; this encodes MLSEETEYWWDNTRFRLESVSVEITWANFNIEFLDKYREILCFSVLVKKCQIYDEDSRYKSTHYKNASEKKSESQNHDKLSKCELWLKEVSFIVHVISCGRIIVDPYKKELNMRKRRLLELLKDYDFKLSYHYGKTNVVEDVLSRKSLHISALMARELDFIEQFRDLILVCEVTPKSLHLDFIVDENGIMKSWDRVCNPDVPKLRKKIMEESHRSSLSIHLEVTKKYQDIKKMFWWPGFPNTAQGSDSIWVVVDRLRIKVHVKVLGELAGTLGNQVEVEFCLLSIDRRSHREDYSVFGRSIESLCFRARSYHYSIGMSLFEALYDRRCRTPLRWYESNESVVLEPEIVQQTIEKVKMIQEKTKASQIRQKRNHDKWRKTLEFQEGNHVFLRVTLMTCAGHALKSQKLTHLFIGPYQILQRIGVVSYRVSLPLSISNLHSFVHVSQL